Below is a genomic region from Periplaneta americana isolate PAMFEO1 chromosome 7, P.americana_PAMFEO1_priV1, whole genome shotgun sequence.
gcgctcgggcacgggttcgattcccggttgggctaattacctggtttgaTTTTTCCGGAGATTTTCcccaaaccgtaaggcaaatgtcaagtaatctatggcgaattctcggcctcatctcgctatcactaatctcatctgtgctaagtaacctcgtagttgatatatcttcgttaaataaccaagtaaaattaacaaataaaaacatttacaacAATAGAACAAGAGAATTCACTTTAAGTGACAAGATACTAGGCCTAAAGGTAGGCCTAGCCCTCGACTTATTAGCTTACGACAGGATTATATTTCGAGAGTGCGTTGTAAGTCGAAAAATCATGAACAGCAAACATTGTACTTTTCGATAGTGCGTTGTAATTCGAACAGTCGTGAACAGTATAGGCTTACTATAATACTTTTCGATAGTGCGTCGCAAGACGAAAAGTCATGAACAGTATACAACGGCACTTTTCGATAGTGTGGCGTAAGTCGAAAAGTTATGAGCAATAATACTACTATGGTACTTTTCGATAGTGCGTCGTGTTGAGTTGATCGTAAGACGAAAAATCATACGCAATACAGTGAGTAGAGTAGACTACACGGTGCAGTATATTATAGGCTACTATGCAATACCATGCTACAAGTCAGCCATACAACACACGTTACTAAATTGGATACATGtcctaatatatttttaaagtctAATAATATGCAAAATTCTGTAAATAACGGgtactaaaaaaaaatagtacagtatttaaaatattacaatcttTCGCCGTAAATGCAAAGCTCGTAAATCGAGGGCTACCTGTATTACTTCCATTAAATCTGTGACTATCAATGTGTATACTTTAATATTATAAAGGAATTAGTACCGGTACATTAAGACAGGACTGGTTCATTTTAACTAACGTTGCCACATAACAATGGAATATTCTGACACTAATATTAATTCCCGAAATATTTTGTGCGAGTTTGTGGGTCGAAGAGAGCAGTTACCTGCAGTATTTGTGAAAGAAAATGTTACACTGGCTCCAGCCATTGATGTGTATACCGCAGCAAATATTGGTGATTATGAAGCTGTATATCAAGCTCTAAATTGGTAATTTAAGTTacatttaatttgtgtatatacatatatatatatatatatatatatatatatatatatatatattttttttttttttcataatttgagACCATACTTTACATCTAACTCCAGCACtttatatttgtacattatggTGTACCGGTATATACGAGTAAATAAGACGTAGATTTGAAGGTCATGGTCGTGAGTTTGAATTCTACCTAACACTAGCTTATTACATttttcagtcaatatgttttcatAAGTAGAACGGTGGTGACGTATGTATTAACGTCATAGGAGCATCACTGTTTTCCttagattaaaaattaattatgaaaacCTCACACCACAATGTAAAATATTGCATATATATGCAAAAGGTAGGGGGATATCTGATCAGGGGTGTACGCAAAGGGGAGTTACAGGGTTAGAACCTCCtccccccttgaacttaaaaaaatgacataccgataccgtatttagatttgagttttttaaaatccataatcgtcttcccttctctaatttttcactatcagagtaacaaaatctacatcgacataaggcatagtttTTCCCTTCCAATATATTCATCATGCGAGTTTCATTTTTCATCCTTGGTAGGTTTTatgttccattattgtgtttaatcaaatttatttcaatatatttgaatgtttccatgTATTTTACTGTTATGTAGGCTAAAGTAAAGCgtcttacctatcatatacaaataactgttgactaaatatatataaatgattaatgtgtaagtgtaataatgacacaagcattttttattatacagaattaaacagacgttaaaatttgttaaacatTGGATGAcggtgaaaatattacatttcagcaatacccataatgtaaattgtaaataattttaatacccccccccccccttgacaaaatcCTGCATACACCACTATATCTGAGGAAGCCGCGTCTGAGGTCTTCACATTGATCAAGTTGCGGAATAGTTCTTGGATAACAAGTGCTTCCATTTTACAGGATGTAATAAGTTATAGTTTGTAGGTAATTTGATATAATCTACCACTagacttatgtcacttttgactttaacgatgctatatcaactataGCTATCAGATTATTTAGAGTTTATGAAATTGATGTttacgagatggtatttggcaagatgaggccgagaattcacctCCTCAACTCCTGCTGACCTAAGCATACCTAACCTAAACCATCCTATCTGGGAATCGGGCAAACCTACCTGAAGGGATAGAGTCCCATCCAGCCTCATTAACCTATGCTAAGCTAagttaagctaacctaacctaacctaccttaTCAGGAAAACAGGCTTTGTTGACAGGGGCCtttgaacaataataattataattacataaaacTGTTATGTGGATTAGATTATCGTACCATCATAAAAAATCATTACTGTATCAGTAAATATGAGGGTACCGTATGATCATTTATGCAATGTAATGTGTAACGTGAAATAAAATATCGCACTATTGATCACTGTTTCGACTGGGTAGTATATTCACATCAAAATTAGCTACTTGAATCATCTAAAATAATGAAAGATCAGATCATGTAGGAACTTTGGAAGTAGGTCTAATGAGAAAATGTCAATTGACTTTAAAGGGagatttaatttgaattatttatctTAATATCTGTCAGAATGtttaaataaaagataaagataTCCCCTTTGTACTCCACGAAGGCACATCAGAGTGTGGcgatagagctccatgctttcatgacATTGGTACTacaatgaagtggtgtggtcagcaccatgctCCGATCACTTTTTATCTCAAAGAAAAGCCAGATAAGCTTATTCAATTTGACAGGAAGTTCAGGGGGCCATCCTGGAAGTAATAGTAGTACGCAAGATTGAACCTTCAACATTTCAGGCTATAGCCAGTTGGTTTGGTCACAGTATGGGGTGCGCTTCTgaacaggggcagtggcattttCTCTAAGGTTAAAGCCCAGTTTAGTGTGTGtgcattaatcgaaaattaggggctagaaaatattgagaataggacgcatgtttatatgacatttttttcgattaatacacacacctaaactgggctctaaccttaggggaaatgtCGCTGCCCCTGTTCAGAAGCACACCCGCAGTATGTTTGGAATTTCCTACAAGCCAGgtgtgatgttgatgatgattatatCACTGTACGTGAATTTGAACTATTGGTTGACTGTCCTGTATCAATTGTCCAATACCCATTTTAAGATGCAAGGGGTAGTGACAAACTCTTATGGTACAGCCTTTCACATCAAAATATCACCCTCGTCTGCTTGTGGTACACCCTGCTCTAACTGACAAGGTTCAGGGGACGAGTCACGCGGAATAACCATTACACCTGGTCAGAGGTGTATGCAGAATTTTGTTAAAAGGTGGAGGGAgtcattattaaaactgttttatttacattataggtatttaaaattttgtgtattattattattattatcataatcattacagctgagttttcacaggggGAGTGTGAAACTAGTTTCGGGAAGAACATTCACTACAACATTGTCACGCTGTGGCTGCAAAGAAACATTTgctaatgtgaaattttcactaatctCACAAGAATCACTACGCGACTTTAtgctaaaaaaattgtaaaactgagCTTTGTGATCACTTAGATACATCAAAAAACATGAAACGATAATGTgatgtttatattaaaaatatgaactgacaaatatacaaaactttaaaggaacgtttcacaataaagtcagaactcaaactaaagAATGAGTGAATAccactcttaaaatgagtttaaaatggACAATGTACAACATTTAACAACTTCTGCACTGCAGAACtttcaaaacaaccttttcaatatgatTCACagcaagttaaatttcatattgtgtaagcttcattttattaaaaggtcggtactaggcggtagatctctctgtaattattaagatagCATTGCTATAATTCGAATGTgtcgcagcaccaagcacagggatcaTACTGAAGGAGAGGTAGGACgactatgtcttatgtcgatgtagattttgttactctgacaatgAAAAATTAGAAAGGGGAaatgattatggataaaaaaaatactcaaatctaaatatgcaattttttttttaatttcaaaaaaggGGGggaggttcaaacccggtaatccCCTCCTTGCATATGCCCCTGCACCTGGTTTGGAAGAAAAATCCAAAATGGGCCCAGAAGCTTTAAGGTAGCAACTTCATCACCGGACTTACCCCATTCTGTGCCCATAATCCATTTAGGGGACATGTAAAATATAAGAAAGTCTCAAAGaagtgagaaataataataataataataataataataataataataataatactaggaaCAAGAGAAACATTTTCCTTTCGAGCCTGTTATAAGTCTCTATGTTGAGTTAAGCCTTATTCCATTTCTGTTATTAGATTTAACATGGGGTGCTGATCCATCCAGCTTCTTTAAGATGACATCATTTTTGTTTGTCCAATGAACTGTGATtcacattattatataatttattctttgtttattacttttacagATAGTTCATGCCTTACTGTTGTACATATCAAAGTTGATGTTTTCAGAATGTTACAAGTTACAATATGGTGTGTCGATAAATAGACTTTGGTttaggattttttttatattaatggcgggtacttgtcTGTTCATCATTTACCTATATGAAATCATTTGTGTAAACCAAattaccgacagagtcattgtCCAGAGTTCGCCATAGGAGGCTGTTCTAAGTTGcacatgagatgagatgagatgataattggagatttgttgggatgccaaaggggaaccggagctcttggagaaaacccctgtgttacctggattaAGGGCTTGCCCAACTTAAGTTACAAATCGAGAGTACACTGGGGATATCTAGCcagggtccacaggattataagtccaccACTCTAGTCACTAGACCACCAGGGTGACACAGTTTAagaatgtgaaataataataataataataataataataataataataataataataataataataataacaacaatgttaagaatcattcttattcttttttaaaatccaTACTGGTACTTGAAGTATGAGAAGTTTTATTAAGAATACATTGTTAATGAAGTTGTTCAATAtcagattttaattttatatgtttaaTCAGCAGCAACATTAAAATAGTGAAGAAGAACTCCAGCGGATGGTCTCCTTTGATGTATGCCTGTTACAATGATCATAACAGGATAGTGGAGCTGCTGATTTCATGTGGTGTTGACAAGTATGATCGTAACACTGTCGGACATACACCACTTATGCTTGCAGCCTTAAATGGTAATGAGAAGTTGCTGGAGTTGGTATACGAGGTGATGTACCatgtttttatatattaaatatgaTACTATTTTTAAAaggatttaaacattaaaaaaaatcatttacattATCACACACAGAACACAAGATTGCAATTAATGCTTCTGCttgataattttatattaatttttgttttgtatataaAGAAATCAGTTTTAAGTACAAACAATTAATTAGCAATATTAATTTTCTATTATCAGGACTATATGATTAATCTGAGAGATCAAAGAGGATGGAGTGCTCTATTTCATGCAGTATCTAGAAGGCGAGAAAATGCTGTGAAATTTCTTCTCAAGCGTGGTGCAGATGTAAACATAATGTAAGTATGACTATCAAAGAGATTGTAAACTTTTTCATTGTCATTTACCAGCTTCGtgattttttgtctgtttttgttttagtcAGGAATAAACACATGTAATGTATAGAATTTTTGTCAAAATTAAacaactgaaattaaatttatttgtgctGTCCCGCTTTTGTGCGTATTTTATTTCCTTGAGACAATATTAATATGAAACTGGTTTTTAAAATAATGCCCCATTTTTTAATGAGTACGTACTACTAGAGGAAGATATATAAAATTGACATGTGTTATAATTCAGATCTTTATTTTCCtacttttataattataaaaaatcacTTCCGTGTTTACACAATTTCTTTAGCATTCAAGAAATCTCCTTTCTCTATCATATAAAAGTTGCCATCAGTCTGAGTCACAAGATAAATTTCAGGGAAGTGCTATCCTCAAAATCCATTTTTCATTGAATGAAGCAGATGGGAAGTTCAGTGGAGAAAGTTCATGAGTTCATGACTATAAGATGAATGTAACAAGACACTTCATCGAAATTTTGCATCGCAGGGCCTTGGATTATCATGCTGAAGGAGAACTTCTTCTCTTTGCTTGAATTCGTACAATTCCAGACTTTGGCTTCTTTGATTCTTTTGTCACAATAAGTTGCATTTATTGCACAGACTTGTTTAAAAAAAGAACTCTCTTTTGTCATCACAGTGCAAGGGCAACCCAATCATGGAATGCCTTTTAAGCCTCTTTCTATGTCACACACCTCATCCATAATCACACAGTGCTCAAATCAGCCGATTCACATTTCTTCAAGCCCTTAAGAATTTCA
It encodes:
- the LOC138703221 gene encoding ankyrin repeat and SAM domain-containing protein 3-like, producing the protein MYACYNDHNRIVELLISCGVDKYDRNTVGHTPLMLAALNGNEKLLELVYEDYMINLRDQRGWSALFHAVSRRRENAVKFLLKRGADVNIIACDNGYTVLMVAAAAGKINVVKMLLEAGANPYKMSWKGGTAISIAQSHGFFHIVQLLSANTESCAV